One stretch of Candidatus Eisenbacteria bacterium DNA includes these proteins:
- the amrS gene encoding AmmeMemoRadiSam system radical SAM enzyme, whose product MAERGLTRRRFLACTGRAGAVGGALLLAAPPWLEALFGRSVEAAARGASPLAQGAPEASYWSSVAGAAGNCARCHADADALDPAFEHDPRLVKCFLCAHECAIQGGERGRCRVRENVGGTLRTLSYGRPAAVHTDPIEKKPFYHFLPGSLAYSIGTAGCPLRCRFCQNWELSQASPEDLNAPEITPAAIVRGAERNGAPVIAFTYNEPTVFFEYIRDIVNEGKPRGIRHVLVSCGFMNSEPLAEFCTILDAIKIDLKGYSEDFYRNVCGADLAPVLRTIRTIAAKGVHLEIVNLVVPTLNDSEEDLKGLCEWVVGEAGPDVPVHFTRFHPDYQLMNLPPTPISTLERAREIALAAGLRYPYVGNVPGHPGNHTFCPGCGEIVVERRGFSVRAARLKGGACEACGTAIAGLW is encoded by the coding sequence ATGGCCGAACGCGGACTGACGAGACGCCGATTCCTCGCGTGCACCGGGCGCGCCGGTGCGGTCGGGGGGGCGCTCCTCTTGGCGGCCCCACCCTGGCTGGAGGCGCTTTTCGGCCGGTCCGTCGAGGCGGCGGCCCGCGGAGCGAGTCCCCTCGCGCAAGGTGCCCCGGAGGCCTCTTATTGGTCCTCCGTCGCGGGAGCAGCCGGGAACTGCGCGCGCTGCCACGCGGACGCCGATGCGCTCGACCCCGCCTTCGAGCACGACCCCCGGCTTGTGAAGTGCTTTCTCTGCGCGCACGAGTGTGCGATCCAGGGCGGCGAACGCGGCCGGTGTCGCGTGCGCGAGAACGTCGGCGGTACGCTCAGGACGCTCTCCTACGGCCGTCCGGCGGCAGTCCACACCGATCCGATCGAGAAGAAGCCCTTCTATCATTTCCTCCCCGGGTCTCTCGCCTACTCGATCGGAACGGCGGGCTGTCCGCTTCGATGCAGGTTCTGCCAGAACTGGGAGCTTTCGCAGGCGAGCCCGGAGGATCTGAACGCGCCCGAGATCACTCCGGCTGCGATCGTGCGGGGCGCGGAGCGCAACGGGGCGCCCGTGATCGCGTTCACCTACAACGAGCCGACCGTCTTCTTCGAGTACATACGGGATATCGTGAACGAGGGGAAACCTCGCGGAATCCGTCATGTCCTCGTCAGTTGCGGTTTCATGAATTCCGAGCCGCTCGCCGAGTTCTGCACGATACTCGACGCGATCAAGATCGATCTCAAGGGATATAGCGAGGACTTCTATCGGAACGTATGCGGGGCGGACCTCGCGCCCGTTCTCCGCACGATCCGGACGATCGCGGCGAAAGGAGTCCATCTGGAGATCGTCAACCTCGTCGTTCCCACTCTCAATGATTCGGAAGAAGACCTGAAGGGTCTTTGTGAATGGGTAGTCGGCGAGGCGGGGCCGGACGTCCCTGTGCACTTCACTCGTTTTCATCCGGATTATCAATTGATGAACCTTCCGCCGACCCCAATCTCGACGCTGGAACGCGCGCGGGAGATCGCTCTCGCCGCGGGTCTTCGCTATCCATACGTCGGCAACGTTCCCGGGCATCCGGGGAACCATACCTTCTGCCCTGGGTGCGGGGAGATCGTCGTGGAACGGAGGGGCTTCTCCGTCCGCGCGGCGCGCCTGAAGGGAGGGGCGTGTGAGGCTTGCGGCACCGCGATCGCGGGCCTCTGGTAG